One Alnus glutinosa chromosome 13, dhAlnGlut1.1, whole genome shotgun sequence genomic window, GCCAATGAGCTTTAGCCCAAATGCTACttcctccctttgtagcaaggtggaAGGTGAGGTCGTGGATTCAAGTTCTACCGGATGCatgtaacttaccaataaaataagggttaaataccccagaggtacctgagttttacgtgtttttaaatttagtacctcagtttcattttgtattccaggtagtacctgaatttggaagaaaaaagtcctaggtagtacctgtcagatttctcgtgggaattttcaacttctcgccacgtgtcaaccgctgaggttggcaccaaaaaaaaaaaaaaattaaaaattaaaaaatgattaaaattaaaaaaaaaaaaaaaaaaactaaaaaaaaaaaaaagaaaaaaaaagaggggcgGCTAAGCCAACCCCTTGGccggtttggggtggccgaaccaccccacagttgaaaaaaaaaaaaaaaaatatattgaagggttttggccctaggggttggttcggccaccccagaccagccagaccggccaaggggtggctcagccacccctcttttttttcttttttttttaatttttttaattttaatcttttttttttttggtgccacgtgtcaaccttagcggttgacacgtggcgagaagttgaaatttggacgagaaatctgacaatgattttttctttcaaattcaggtactacctatgatacgaaatgaaactgaggtactaaatttaaaaacatgtaaaactcaggtacctctagggtatttaacccataaaataaaataaaaaaaattccttgaaAGGATATGTAGGATGGAGAATGGAATTCTATAATTGTTGCCTCTCATCCTCTCATTTATTCAATATGGCAGAAAACTTCTGATTCATCCTTGATATTCTCTTTTGTTCTCTCCGGTAGAGATATTCCCACAACAGGTTTGGCTACTACTGTCGTGGAAAAATGCTTGACatcccaactttttttttttttttttttttttcagaatttggttcTAACTTGATGTGTCACGTCAGGTTGAAatcaaattctggaaaaaagtATTTGGATATCTAATGTTCCTCACTGTCGTGAGTTGGGAATTCAGACATGTAGATGAACATGTTACGATCCGGATCCTAATCTTAAGTGTCTTACATGacttaagtacaattttaattatgtgtatACAAGCTTTTGAACACCTTACAAGCCTTTTAAGGGCGAGTTTTACGTGAAGCTTGTATCATTTAGTATTAGAGTTTAGCTACCACGTCGATAATAAGATTCGATGCAACTCATTGAGTATGGGATCAAAGAGGTTGCTACTGTGTATGAGCATaatgttaaatcattaaataCTGATAGGTGAGTCGAGTCGCTAAAAGAGAAACGGTTACCGTCAGGTCAGTGTCAATAGGATGGACTGTTGAACGTCGGCTGCGAAGTATagtgcactacaaaaaaagggcttttagagccgttttcgtttaaaacggctcaaattggaGCCGATTTGAACTAAAATGGCTCAGATTGAAGCTGTTTTCGCTAAAATGGCTACAATTGGAGCccttttgttaaaacggctctaattcgAGCCGATTTAGTTCAAACTGGCCCTAATTGGAGCCATTCCTTATagaacggctccaattggagccgctTTATACAAACGGCTCAACATGTAGCCACTTAAACAAAATGGCTCCATTTGGAGCCACATTAACTAAAACGGCTTGATGTTTTTTAAACGGCTTCAATTTGAGCCGCTTTATGATAAACGGCttgatgtgaaattttaatgtactcgcaagtgcacgaatcgtttgcagtttaatggattgcaagtgcgaggtcgatcccacagggaattgtgtttttgaaagacAATTTATTACTAAACTAAtcaaatcttaacctagttccaaaaattaagagaatttgtttttgtgaataaaaagaaaacataaataaaataaaataaaaggtactaaggtttaggaatccacactcaccgaatcataacaacatactccatgttcgTCAATATTGACCCGAacttctcacaattaaaatctcaGATATGTTTTATTATGCTTCAAACAGTCAATCAAaacatcccatgtatccattctttacacaaatcacaaaagatatccggatttaatcaaatcatcaaatgtatccgtagaataaatcacaagggatatccaattgttttgtaaataaaaaccactcaaatcatcaaatgtatcctcgaatcacaaaagatattcaagaatcgttccacacattgaaaggaagtaaaacaattggaagaattaaatcaactaaaatcggacaataaaaacttacaCGGAAGTATGTTGTTCTTCATCAATGAggcttcatcatcaaccttagttgaggaattagctacacatgataaaaataaaatctaacccaaagaaaaactaaactaagagggagaaaagaaagaaacttaaaaatctgaagctaaaaataaaaaaaaattgtccccCTTGCCAAATGGAACGTGAACTCCTTTTATAGAGGAAgagattttcttcttttgaagAAAAGATTTTGTCAATTAAATACACCGCCCACTCTACGTGCTGCAGTTCGGcgcctcttttcttctttctgttcttttttttcttcttctcttttctgttCCCACATGTGTTGTAGGCGTGGAGAAGCTGTCCAGCAGCTGCAAGTGCTGTCCAGGTGTGCACAATTCCATGTTGCATGAAGGAAATCGCTTTGTCTTGATTTGGTGCACAGTAACATGTTTGGAAAGAGACTCCGGTGGTCCCAGCTTGTGCCTTTCGGTGCTGCAGGTTTAATAAAATCTGGTCTCCAAGTCATACAAGTCCTTTGAAAATCCAATCAAAGCAGTAAAAGACAAACTCCAAATTCGCACAGATTTGCGcacttttattgcggggcaatttgggcatagtaaaagtccgaaataggaaaaacctatttcaagcttatttgttgaatttttcatgagctttccaacgccaccaaaatcAACGCAATCCGATTTTCGAGttgaaagttatgatgaaagtGACATGCTCAATCAGGATTCTTTCTATAACTCAAGGATTTTGCCACTTTGTTGAAATATTGGAATTTTTGACGATTTTCTTCAACCTTTTTGTCAATAAGTGTAGAGTTGCTGCCCATTATGGAGATATGTGCTTGATTTGGTCCCCACAAATTGATTTGCACATTCCTTGCATCTTTATGTCAAATCCACAAAAATAACAACATTATTTCTcaaagacctgcaaaacactgaaataccaaaactaacaaaaagtatttagaaaataacaaaattaaaggtctaacttatgtaaattAAGTGGtctaaatatacactttttggcactcatcacggctctaatttgagccgttctAATGAGACGACTCCATTTGGAGTCGAATTGAataaaatggctccaattagagccgGTTTTCCAAGGCGTCTCcaatttgagacgttttaaaacGGTTACAATTGGAACCGCTTTATAAGAAACGGCTCTAAATTGGAGCCGTTTGATtgaaaacggctctaaattggagccattttattgaaaacggctctaattggagtcGCATTGTTAAAAGGACTCCAATTAGAGCCATTTGTATAAAAATGACTTCAATTGAAGCCGATTTATAGCAAATTAAAACGGCTCTATTTGGAGTCGATTTAACGAAATGGGCTCAAATTGGAGCCGCTTTACggaaaacggctcaaattagagacGCTttccttaaaacggctccaattggagccgatTTGAAAAGCCTCCAATTGAGGCCCTTTTTGTTAAAACTCTTGTAATTAGagttgtttttgttaaaacaccTCTAATTCAagcatttttgttaaaacaactCCACTTGGAGCTGTTTTTTATGTTACATTCCTGTCATTGCATTAGATTCTGCCTTGCAATAAGGTTTTCAAGGAACAAAAACTattaaatagatatttttttttaaggacgGTTTTTCTCTAATGGAGTCTATTAAGCTAACATGTTTTCAAAATGTGTGTGGTTTCCTTCGATGttgttttaaaaatgcatgtgagagtGACTTGCATATTGGATACATGTCAGCTTCATAGACCAGGttggaagaaaactttgttcttattttaaTGTTTGCTTTTGAGTTTCCATATGTTGTCTCTGACTCTCTATAGATGGGAAAACACATAGACTGACTTGGTTTGGGTATATGAGTTGcaattagttttttattttacttttattaatataaagttgattttataagaaaataacgttaatttccatgatgtttcttttctttcattattCATCAGCTCCCTCTTCACGTGCCATTATTAATGCAAGGCCTGTCCTTGCGAAAGAGagataaaatcataaaagatGGCCAATAATTGAGCTCCCCAACATTAATGGCTCCACTTGAATTCGTCTGCCATCAATGGGCAATGCCTAAAATTGATGAATAGGATTGTGAATTTCTTATACCCAAATAGCGAGTTAAGTTGAGAGATTTAAAGGTGGTTAGACATAAAGGCTCTATTATAGACATAAGAGCAATGTTTATAGATGAAATATAATTCTGATAAGATccattaatttaagaaaattcaatATCATTCAATCTCTAAATTTAAGGTaataaaaactttattaaaTACAATACAATTCTCATTAAATTCATAACTTAAGAGTAATTCAAATATTCTCTACCAATGATAAGTTCCATGCTATCATCAACGTGACAAgctatatatgtttatttgcttccaacaaaattatatattgcATGTAGTACAAAGACATCAAGTAGAATGGCAACCAAGTAATTAAATTCTTCAACCTATTTTAGAGTGGAATAGGGACAGCTCTTAGAGGATGAGCAATCTGCAAGGTTAAGGCAAACTTATCTTCCATGTTCATATCCTCACGTTTAACACCTTCTTCAAGCTTCCAATCAAACGCGTGGATAAGCGAACCTAACATCAAGTGCAACATTCGTATTGCCAATGGCAAACCAGGACATATTCTTCTTCCACCACCAAACGGTATAAGCTCAAAGTTCCGGCCTTTAAAATCAATTTCAGACCCCAAGAACCTCTCTGGCATAAATAAATTTGCTTTCTCCCATGAGCTCGGGTCTCGGCCTATAGCCCATGCATTTACTAGCACTTGTGCACCCTTTGGGATAATATAGCCGTTAATTTCCACATCTGCTTCTGCTTTTCTGGGCAGTAGGAAAGGAACTACCGGGTGTAATCTGAATGTTTCTTTCATTACTGCTTGTAAGTAAGGTAACCGAGCAATATCCGACTCCTCCATTGGATTGTCTTTGCCAATTACTTGCTCCAGCTCTGTTTTTGCTTTTGACAGTGCCTCTGGGTTGTGGAGTAGCTCTGCCATAGCCCATTCCAGTGTGGCTGAGGTTGTATCAGTCCCCGCAACAAATAGGTCCTAATATAACAAGAAGATGTTAGAATAAAAAATTCCTGATTATGaaacaaatcaaagaagaataGAGCAGTAATAATAGCGACCACAAACAAATGTTCTATCTTAGATTTGTCCATCTCCTCGCTGTTTTCTTCGGTGATGTTAAGAAGGGTATCTAACATATCACGGTTCGACGTCATAGAACCCGACACTTTTCTCTGCTTTAACCGTTGGCTAATCATGCGATCAAAGAGATCTATAAGCTTCCCAAAGTGAACTGTCATGCGCCGCCTTACGCCCTGGGGGTCGATCTTCTTAAGCACGGGAAAATAATCTGCCAAGTTGGGCTTCCCTGCCTCTTCCATGACATTCCAGACGATCTCCTTGAACTCTCGAGCTGTGTCAGAATTCGGGTCGGCCAAATCCACCGAAAAAATGGTGTTTGATAACAGATTAAGTGCAGTCTTAAAAGCCACCCTGCCAATATCTACAGCCTCACCGGTTACGCTGCTTTGATGAGTTTCGGCGAGGAGCTCTTGCACTTTCTTGCGCCGGATACCTTGGTTGGCATCAAGTGTTTTGCTGGCAAACAGTTGGCCGTTGCATATTTTGCGAAGGTTTCTCCACCGGGTTGAAACGGGTATCCATGGCAAGCCGAACACGTCTTGTTTGTGGGCTCGGAGAGCATCAGGGATGGTTCGGTTGCACAGGAGTTGGTCGTGTGTTTGGAGGACTTGTTTGGCGGTGTCTGCTGAAGAAATGATTATTGTGGTTACTCGTCCTAGTTTTAGGCACATTATAGGGCCATGAGCCTTGGCAAGCTTGGTTAAGGACTTGTGGGGTTTGTCACCGAGATCTAAGAGGTTTCCAATGACCGGAAAAGGTTTTGGACCAGGTGGAAGCTTTCTGGGATTCGCTTTGCTTCTTGGAATCATATAGAAGGTGTGGATGAAGATCCAGGTGATGCAAAGAAATATTATGCAGCTCAAGAAATCCATCTTTCCCTACGAACTCCGATCGCAGGgaggaaattaaataacaaagcaAAGAGAAATTAAACGAAGACTAGTACTGCTCTTCCTTCCAACTTCAACAAGAACGTGCGCTTCACTTCAACACGGAATCATGATCTTAATTTCCCTGagatttattttgtttctttcgaTATTCCATGTGATCAAATCATGTAAAGCCACGTGGAGTATTCGTGGAGAATCCAAAATAATGTCTAACAACAGAACCAACAGATAGCAGCTTGGCAGGCAAGTAAGGCAACGGCCCGTGGAATAGTCAAAGTAAACTGGGATGCAGCAAGCCGATATAATGAAGGGGCAATTAAGTAGGTGCGGGAATTATTGTACGAGACTCTGAGAGTTACGTCTCGGCTGCTCACATTATCACGCATCATCTCGTAGCTGACCCCAAcataggggtgggtatcgggtaaGTCGGTGTCGGAAACCCCTTCACCGACTTCCGACCGAAATAGTCGGGTAAAGTCGGGGAATTACCCGACTTTATTCCGAGAAAGAAATTTTTCGACATTTTCGGATAATTCGAAAGAATCGAAAAAATCGGTGAAGGGCGGTCGGAAAAATCGGTAGGATTACATATTTTCTGCCTAAAATTCCAACAAAGTGAACAAAGATTACAGATTCACCACACCATTCATTCAACAAGATTATAGATTTACAGCCTAAGATTCCAACAAAGTGAACAAACCCAAATTACCCAATAACCCAAATTCGCCGAAAATgaataaatcaaagaaaaaagaggaaaaaatgagCGCCTGAGCGGGAGTGCGGGACTGGTTTAACCGATGCCGATGGCTCGAATCTCGATTCAGTTGAAgacgagagtgagagagacgtTCTAGATCCCCGTCGCCCGTCGGCCACTGCATCATCCGAGCGGCTGGGAGtgattctagggttttttttaaggGAGGCAGCACTGCAGCAGAAGGGGCCGGCAGAAGGGCTGGGACGCTGGGTTGAGACTTGAGAAATGTAGGGTtttgcaaaaaatatgaatatatactAGACAGCTGCCCGAGCCAACCTTCAAAGTTCAAATATAataatctttctttttatttttgttttgacttTGTTGTCCTGATCTGAGAttctgaataaaaaataatagaaaaatggcAATGGTAATGGCCCATTACTAATGGTAGAGTTTTAGAGTAAAAAATCTAATGGTGGAGaatggtcaaaaaaaaaaaaaaataaaaaaaaaaaaaacatgggaaCATGCACCTTGAAAGAGGCAAAAGCTGctgaaattacaaaataaaaaatgtagaaaacgattttttttattggccTGGATGATGTGTAAGAGAAGATGGGACAAATGCTCATAAAGTACTTGGGAAAGTGGGAAACGTGTGCCTACTGCCTAGCCTTAAAACATATAGAATACTAAGAATAgcagcaaatttttttttttcacttatatCTGGTCGGTAGGTCGGCTACCgacggtaaaaaaaaaagtttcgaTTACCGACCGACACTTTAGTcggaaataatttttatttcgattttcgattttttttttttgcggtaggcggtaggcggtTAAAAACAGTTCGGTAACGATCGGCGAATTTTCGATAGTcggtaatcggataatttgcccacccctaccccAACATTCAAGGCATAGACGGCATTTCAAGCAGTAATTTTTAGTAAGAAGATTGGTTTTTTTGACATTTGCATAGAAGAAGATCGATGCTCTACAAATTGTGAGAGATTGTGCGATAGAATTGTCCAATACCAGCAGATACAGACATCTAGTAGAGGGTATAAAACTTGGCATGCAATTTTTAAGGATAGCAAACTTAGTTCACTTTAAACGAAAGGTCAATTCGACGGCTCATAGCTTAACACAAGATGTTGTCACCCATATTGTAGACACAATCTGGAGGGAAGAAATTTCCTccgaatctatgatattgtaaataGAAAATTTGTTGTCTTTATGTTTTGATCACAACTTTTACTATGGCTTTTTCAATAAGAATGAAATatgttagagagagagattcatcttcttaattttattaatataacatattaagatTTTAATTATGGATAGTAAATTTCGATCGAACCCTCAAATCTAATACGAATTTAACACAACATTAATTAAGATTTGACTTGATAAAATTGGAAAGCAAAATAAGAGATGAAATTCtgtgacatttaaaattcaaaacattatTAAAGTATAGACATTAGAAGAGATTTATTGATACAGTTATTGAGTGAGAGAGTTGACTGCCAGGAATTTCGTCTACTTCTAATGACATTAttactaataatataatatcttattttttaattagatttAGATCTTGATTCGGGAGATTCAACATGTATAAATGTTAAGGATGTGTTTGGTAAATTAAAGGTTTTTTTaagtgaattttgttttttaatagtactaagaagtaagaagtgattaatatgatataagtgaaaaaaaaatgtgttaaaatattattgatttaatataaaaaaataaaatgttttaaagtgAATTATGTTTCCAAATTTCGATGTTTGACTTTATAGAAAAAgttcaataaaatataatttatttttgaaaaagttgaataaaatatgatttaatttttaaaaaagtaaaatcaaaatcatattctGTTTCTAAAATTCTGTTGTCAAATAGATCATTAAGAATTGCACACCACTTTAAACAGTCGCATCTCTTCTGAATTTCTGGCGATTTAATatgacaaagaagaaaaagttgtagggttgtttttttttttttataggtccACATGAGAGGGGGATGAGAAATTTAAACTAGTGATCTCCACTTCATACGGCGTGATTTCCAACCGATTAAACTACCCTTCAAAAACTAAAAGTTGCAGGGTACTTGTTCATGCTTTTGCACCACAAAATTAGGATCTCATCATTTACTTCGGAGTTGTGGTCCTGTTGTCGAGGGCCAACGTGCTTCCAAAGTCATTTAAATTAATACGTGcgcagaacaaaaaaaaaataaaaatgaaagccATTCAAACTTTGAGTTGGGTGAGGCCATTGGGTTTCTTGGGATTGTTTCACtaacttttttgtattttttgtatttttttttattttgtgtatatcatttttgtagTACATACACATTTAAgatgtatatattttttgggaTTGTGCCTCACCTAGCATTTGTGTTTAGACTATTCTATTTTGTAATGATTCAATGCAATCCTTTAACAAGATAAGTGTCTTTTGTTAGTGTCAATTGTGTTATGTATATTACGAGatgttattgaaaaaaagaaaaaaataatatatatatatatatatatatatatatatatatatatatatatatatatatatatatatattatgttatgAAACTATTGTCTCTAATGTGA contains:
- the LOC133854083 gene encoding geraniol 8-hydroxylase-like, which codes for MDFLSCIIFLCITWIFIHTFYMIPRSKANPRKLPPGPKPFPVIGNLLDLGDKPHKSLTKLAKAHGPIMCLKLGRVTTIIISSADTAKQVLQTHDQLLCNRTIPDALRAHKQDVFGLPWIPVSTRWRNLRKICNGQLFASKTLDANQGIRRKKVQELLAETHQSSVTGEAVDIGRVAFKTALNLLSNTIFSVDLADPNSDTAREFKEIVWNVMEEAGKPNLADYFPVLKKIDPQGVRRRMTVHFGKLIDLFDRMISQRLKQRKVSGSMTSNRDMLDTLLNITEENSEEMDKSKIEHLFVDLFVAGTDTTSATLEWAMAELLHNPEALSKAKTELEQVIGKDNPMEESDIARLPYLQAVMKETFRLHPVVPFLLPRKAEADVEINGYIIPKGAQVLVNAWAIGRDPSSWEKANLFMPERFLGSEIDFKGRNFELIPFGGGRRICPGLPLAIRMLHLMLGSLIHAFDWKLEEGVKREDMNMEDKFALTLQIAHPLRAVPIPL